CAAACCCTGGCACCCTTATTTAATGCCCCAATAAGCTACTAATCTGTACCAAATTGGTAATGGCCTTgatcttaacaatttttttctttccccacatgAGCCAAGAAGTGTATCTAAATTTCTGTCCTGGGGAGTGACAAGCTCCCTGGAGGCAAGACTGCCGTggtcattattcattcattcatttctacaCCAGACAGTTCTCTACAATCTGTGGTGTCCCATTAACTGTGTTCAGACTTGGGCTAAGGGCCAATGTTCTCCCCACTTCCTAGCACAAAGTTTTGCACATcataggtgctcaacaaatactggCAGAGTGCGGCGCctggtggctccgtgggttgagcatctgactcttggcttccctcaggtcataatcttgagggTGACAtccagcttaggattctctctctctctctgtctctctgcccctcccctgatcgtgctttctttctctcccaaaataaaccaCAACAAAAATATTGGTATAGTGAATGAATGATTGCATGAAGGTTTCACCTTCAGCAGTTGGAGAATTAATGGTTTTCTCTGTAGTTCATCTGAGGGGCAAGAAAACAGCCATGGAGAAAAAGGGCAGGTCTGTTCTCCAAACGCATGCGGACCTAGCATCTTCTTGGGTCCTCCCCTTTCCCTGGGCCTAGATTTCCTGATCTGTAGAAAGTGGTAACATACTACACTACCCCATCTAGCTACAATGAAGCAATGTATGTAAAGCACCCAGCTCAGTGTGGCCTGAGATGTAAAGATCTGTTGAACTGCTCTGGAAGATTGCTTTGGGCAAGATCAGTCTCCTGAAGGATATACAGGGGTTGCTCATGAGGAGGGGAAATCAGTGAGTAGCAGACTCACTTCTCTACGTACTTCTTGGACGTTTTAATGTTTAACCAcgtactggttttttttttttttaatgtttatttatttattttgaggaggagagcagagaaagaggcgagagaggggcggagaaagggagacagtgaATCCCAATCCAGCTctgcattatcagcacagagtccgatacAGGGACctatctcaccaactgtgagatcatgagctgaaatcaagagtcaagagtcagacgcttaacctgagtcatccaggcgcccctaacacgGACTGTTTTTAAACATGCTTtacaaagtaaaaacaagaaGCACCCCCACTGCTGCAGGTCTGAGCTGCCTGGGAATGTCTTCATTCAGGTGTCCCTGAACCCTATTACGTAGACCCCCGCGATGCAGCCAGAATTTGGAGAGCTCAAGAAGCTCTTCCCCACCACGGAAAATTGCCACTTTGGGAAGTCGGAGAGTTTCACTGATAAATTCACCGCCCCCCATCCCGCCTCCTTTTGACAAGTAAACTGAGTCCCAAAGAGGCGTGACGCCATACCCAAGTCTAGGGGGGGTGCTGAGAAGTTTGCGGTTTCCTCCAGCTTTGGTAGCCCTTAGGATACGTGCAGGTTCGaactgtgttctgtctctttcccctcccGCTACTCCGTGGGGGATTCTCAGAGCGAATTGGATTTGAGACCTGGGTGGAGCCCGGAGCCAGGAAAGCAAGTCAGAGGCCAGCACCCCGAGGGGCGGAGCGAAGCGGTACCGCCCCCGGACGTCTCGGACCAATGACCGCGGGCGTCGAGCAGGCCAATGAGCGCGGGCAGCGGGCGGCTGGCCAATGAGCGCGGGGCCGCTTGGGAGGCGGTGCTCGGAACGCGACCAGGAGGGCGACGCGGCGGCCGCAGCCATGGGTGCTGGGCCTGCGGGGCCTCGGAGGGGGCGCGAGGATCTGCCGGGCGGGGCTGAAGAGACAGCCGCCGGGACTGGCCCTCGTCGCTGAGCTGCGGTGGGGCCCCCGCCTGCTCTTGGAGGGCCAGTGAGCGCGAGCGGGGCGCGTCGGAGGAGCCGGGCAGCCGCCGGGCACCTCAGGGGGGCCTCCCTGGCTGCCGGAAGGATCGAGAGGGTCGTGTGGGCACATCTGGGGGTGCGTGGACCCCGCCGGGCGCTTTTCGGGGGCCAGGGAGCGTCTGCAGGGGCCGCGGCACACCGGCGGGGGCACCGCCGGGGCCCAGCGCCGCCTCGGTCGAGCCCCCGGGGCGTCCCTGCATGGCTGAGCTGCCCCCTTGCCGGCCGCCCGGGCGCCGCAGCGGCTGAGATCGCTGGGATCAACGGGCCGCCGCCGCCCTCGCCGCCCCCTGCATGCCCGGCGCCCGGGTCGCGGCCCACCTGGACGCGCTGGGCCCCCTGGTCCCCTACGTGCCGCCGTCGCTGCTGCCCTCTATGTTCTACGTGGGCCTGTTTTTCGTCAATGTGCTGATCCTATACTACGCCTTCCTCATGGAGTACATTGTCCTCAATGTGGGCCTCGTCTTCCTGCCCGAGGACATGGACCAGGCGCTCGTGGACCTCGGCGTGCTCTCCGACCCCGGTTCGGGCCTCTACGATGCCGACTCGGAGCTCGATGTCTTCGATGGTTACTTGGAGTAGGCTTGGCTaccgtcctcccctcccccccaacgaCCCGCAACCCTCGGCCTGGACCGGCCGCCCAAATCCTGCCGCCGCTGCTGGTTGGGGGCATCGTTTGGCCAGGGATGGGACCCCCAGGACGAGGCCCTCTCTGGCCTCCAAGACCTGTAAGTGCCCTTTCTGCGCCAGATGAGGATGGGTTGGGGCGCTGGCGAAGAAGAGGGTGGCATCTCCACACCGGACACACACCCTTCCCCCAGGCTTGGGATTCCTCCATCCACCTCCTGGAGGTCTATTTAAGATGCCAGGAATGGCCAGACCCCTGTTAGGCCCTTAGTTGGGGCTGCAAAGCTTTCCCTGGTGAAGGTGACAGTCGTTGAGGGGAAGGGAGGCTGAGCCTGAATGGTGTTGGGTTAGCCACGGTACCTACTGCCACAGCTTGTGGAAAAGCCTTTGCACCCAGATCCCTTTGAGGCAGATCTGTCGGCACCtcgcctctgcctctgcctccatcTGGCTTGATGGTGACCTTGGTTTTTCCGGAATTCCCATAGTCCCGGAAGGATAAAGACTTGGAGTGTCAGAAGAGCTAACACGCTGGGCACGACCACCTTTGTCCCGTAGCCCTTTCGGGGACTGGGTGGGGACTTGAGAGCAAGGGCTCAGGGCTGAGGGCGTAGGAGGTGAAACCTCCTTCAGCAAAGTCTGCACTTCCTTTTGGCCTTGGGTTTGCTGCTGTTCGGGAGTCGGGTTTCAGGGTGCCGGGCAGTACTGCAGCTTGGATCTGCCAGGGCTGCCAGTTTTGAAGGTTGCTTTTGCAGACTAGGCAAGCTGGGGCTGGCTCCGCCTACGGGGTTTGCAAGATCTCAAGGAGGAGTAGGGGCCACAGGATCTTTGCACTGAGGTGTTAAAGCTCTGCCGCTGGGCTGCGACCAGGAAGCTGCGTGTCCTGCCCCACGTTGTGTGTCGATGGGAGGAACATGAAGGTCCGGGAAGGAGGAGGGCTTGGCCACAGTCTcccagccaggaagagaggcGACTGCGCAAGATGAGAGGACACGCAGGCACTCTTTGGCTGAGCCCCTCCGCTGTTCGGTGCTGCAGTATCACTAAGCGCAGGACCCGAGTGGCAGCGAAGGGAAGATATCGAGGTAGCAAGGGCTCCTTTGAGAAAACAGACACTAATGCCACTCGCCCCACGCAAGCCGAGTTAACGCCCCTCCTCTTGTCGCCTGTCTTTGCCAAGATGACCATAGTCAGAGGGAATGCCAGATGGGGCAGGACCCACTGGTGGTAGTGCTGGGGGCTGAGGGCTCCCCTGAGGGACGGACAGTGACATTTCTTTGAGAAAAGCTTCACTTGAGCTCAGTGCGACCTTAACAAGAACCAGGTGCCAGGCAGAGTGCCAGCCACTCTTGCATACCTACCCAGTCTGCCTACCTACCTGCctgccatccatccatcaatccattctttgaagaaaaatatttactgagtacataC
This window of the Neofelis nebulosa isolate mNeoNeb1 chromosome 18, mNeoNeb1.pri, whole genome shotgun sequence genome carries:
- the DEXI gene encoding dexamethasone-induced protein encodes the protein MPGARVAAHLDALGPLVPYVPPSLLPSMFYVGLFFVNVLILYYAFLMEYIVLNVGLVFLPEDMDQALVDLGVLSDPGSGLYDADSELDVFDGYLE